In one window of Tachypleus tridentatus isolate NWPU-2018 chromosome 2, ASM421037v1, whole genome shotgun sequence DNA:
- the LOC143244601 gene encoding uncharacterized protein LOC143244601, translated as MIKNVNLGASDNTFYNQFNTGCVLSWRFASWIMIFLFPIKENFIFLHLNIQLKTGQLNLLCIVKKNEGEEVTHRFNVYEVFGMILSLDKEKKKFNRDYYTRLKIAHSHHSQSSLPINSWHPK; from the exons ATGATTAAGAATGTCAACTTGGGTGCTTCAGACAACACATTCTACAATCAGTTCAACACTGGATGTGTATTGAGTTGGAG ATTTGCATCATGGATCATGATTTTTCTGTTTCCCATCaaggagaactttatttttctccatttgaaCATACAGTTAAAAACTGGGCAGCTAAATTTGCTGTGCATAGTGAAGAAAAACGAAGGTGAAGAAGTTACACACAGATTCAATGTTTATGAAGTATTTGGCATGATTTTGTCTTTggacaaggaaaaaaaaaaattcaacagagATTACTATACAAGGCTGAAAATTGCTCATAGCCACCATTCACAGTCATCCTTACCAATCAATAGCTGGCACCCCAAGTGA